One Aciduliprofundum boonei T469 genomic region harbors:
- a CDS encoding metallophosphoesterase: MEEINLGDITLSRYFMLYLEEYETAVMADFHLGYEDVMAQKGVFLPKLQYPYIFDLLTKIFDKYAPKRVIIDGDLKHEFSRNMPQEWNEIESIIDFFVDRAELIVIRGNHDNFLKGILKRRGIEMHNAYTLGKYIFAHGHKDVEIPSDKLLIMAHEHPSITLRDEVYATVKIPCFLYSSQIIVLPAVSLYAAGTDISRNEFISPILRREKFNFKIFGIDEKEGILPLGAYHTKII; encoded by the coding sequence GTGGAAGAGATAAACTTGGGGGATATAACTTTATCACGCTATTTTATGCTCTATCTTGAAGAGTACGAGACCGCAGTGATGGCAGATTTTCATCTTGGCTACGAGGATGTTATGGCCCAAAAGGGGGTTTTCCTTCCAAAGTTGCAGTATCCTTATATTTTTGACTTGCTCACCAAGATTTTCGATAAGTATGCTCCCAAGAGGGTGATTATAGATGGTGATTTAAAGCACGAATTCTCCCGAAATATGCCTCAAGAGTGGAATGAGATAGAGTCCATAATAGATTTTTTTGTAGATAGAGCAGAATTAATTGTTATTCGGGGCAACCACGATAATTTTTTGAAGGGAATACTTAAAAGGAGAGGTATCGAGATGCATAATGCCTATACCCTTGGAAAGTATATTTTTGCGCATGGTCACAAGGATGTAGAGATTCCTAGTGATAAGCTCTTAATAATGGCCCATGAGCATCCTTCAATTACCCTTAGAGATGAAGTTTATGCCACGGTTAAAATTCCCTGTTTTCTCTATTCATCCCAAATCATAGTTCTGCCTGCAGTTAGCCTATACGCAGCTGGCACGGATATAAGCAGAAATGAGTTCATATCTCCTATTTTAAGAAGAGAAAAGTTCAATTTCAAAATTTTTGGTATAGACGAAAAGGAAGGAATATTACCCTTGGGCGCCTATCATACAAAAATTATTTAG
- a CDS encoding alpha/beta hydrolase, which produces MQEIIVDGLYGRYYPGSKGTIIMVHGLLSSMGEFYDYPEKFSNEGYAVLIIDLEGHGRSGGKRGFESVEKNIENIKRWIEYLKKNGMLKKPLILLGHSLGAATVIYALAEGIGDLGVAIAPPSSIKEELKAGERIMLPLIYQIGKLKEKLTGKDFYIKYRVDYNSLFENPENAKKAREMGYLDNKLWMGSYKPLMSLDTISKARKVNKPCLVISPEKDKVVKPENEKRVYDALGGEKEFYLAKGYGHSIMIEDHGDVFAKILEFLEKQRG; this is translated from the coding sequence ATGCAAGAAATAATCGTAGATGGCTTATATGGAAGATATTACCCCGGTTCTAAAGGCACAATAATCATGGTTCATGGTCTCCTATCATCCATGGGAGAATTTTACGATTATCCAGAAAAATTCAGCAACGAGGGTTATGCAGTTTTGATAATTGATTTGGAGGGACATGGGAGAAGCGGGGGAAAAAGAGGATTTGAAAGTGTGGAGAAAAACATAGAGAATATAAAGAGGTGGATAGAATATCTCAAAAAGAATGGTATGCTAAAGAAGCCCTTAATTCTCTTGGGACATAGTTTGGGAGCAGCCACCGTGATTTACGCACTTGCAGAGGGAATTGGAGATTTGGGCGTAGCGATAGCACCTCCATCATCAATAAAGGAAGAATTGAAGGCGGGAGAGAGAATAATGCTCCCATTAATTTATCAAATTGGAAAGTTAAAAGAAAAGCTTACAGGCAAGGATTTTTACATTAAATATAGGGTTGATTATAATTCCCTTTTTGAAAATCCAGAAAATGCTAAAAAAGCGAGAGAGATGGGATATTTGGATAATAAGCTCTGGATGGGCTCATACAAGCCCCTTATGTCTCTTGATACAATTTCAAAGGCAAGGAAGGTGAATAAGCCATGCTTGGTAATCTCTCCTGAAAAGGATAAGGTTGTCAAGCCTGAGAATGAGAAGAGAGTTTACGATGCACTTGGAGGAGAGAAGGAATTTTACCTTGCTAAGGGCTATGGACATTCAATTATGATTGAGGACCATGGCGATGTTTTTGCTAAAATTCTTGAATTCTTAGAGAAGCAAAGGGGATAA
- a CDS encoding acetate--CoA ligase family protein codes for MNEYEAKLLLKDYGIKVPEGALINDLREIYNLDLNYPVVAKVASEKILHKSDVGGVILNIKNKEELKEKVKILMEKFSSPVLVEEMLSGGLEVIVGVTKDPTFGHAIMFGLGGIFTEVFKDVTFRVIPISRLDAELMLNEIKGRKILEGYRGVRVSKEAIIELLLKVSKFVEENADVEGMDLNPVLARENDCVVLDAKIIR; via the coding sequence ATGAATGAGTATGAAGCAAAGCTCTTGCTGAAAGATTATGGAATAAAAGTTCCAGAAGGAGCATTGATAAATGATTTGAGAGAGATATATAATTTGGATTTGAATTACCCTGTAGTAGCGAAGGTTGCAAGCGAGAAAATACTGCACAAGAGCGATGTTGGGGGAGTTATTTTGAACATAAAGAATAAAGAGGAATTAAAGGAAAAAGTAAAAATTTTGATGGAAAAATTCTCCTCACCCGTTTTAGTTGAGGAGATGCTCTCTGGAGGTTTGGAAGTAATTGTTGGCGTAACAAAAGACCCCACTTTCGGGCATGCCATAATGTTTGGTCTCGGTGGCATATTTACGGAGGTTTTCAAAGATGTGACTTTCAGGGTCATACCAATATCCCGCTTGGATGCCGAGCTTATGCTTAATGAAATAAAGGGCAGAAAAATACTGGAAGGGTATAGGGGAGTAAGGGTAAGCAAGGAGGCTATAATTGAATTGCTTCTCAAAGTTTCAAAATTTGTTGAGGAGAACGCTGATGTGGAGGGTATGGACTTAAACCCTGTGCTTGCAAGAGAAAATGATTGCGTGGTGCTAGATGCTAAAATAATACGATAA
- a CDS encoding acetate--CoA ligase family protein: protein MFDKLISPDSIAVVGASSHPNKIGYVVLENLKNNGYGGRIYPVNPKGGQILGFKVYPSINDVPEEVDLSVITLPAEVTVKIFEDVAKKSKFIIPIAGGFGETGKEGKERERKILEIAKKYNARIIGPNTVGIYIPSTGVNTALVVPERSRFPGDGDIAFITQSGALGLLTMDSVSMYDVGFSSFINLGNRVDVNENELLQYFGEDEKSKVIIMYIESFANGREFMRVAKNVSRKKPIVVLKAGRTKRGGKAASLHTGALGGSDAVADGAFKQCGVIRAYDEIELVDYARALAYGKPIEGDRIAVVTSAGGVGVVTTDYIESEVRGIGMKMAELSDEIKRRIRDEVVPFASVENPVDMTAQASDDDYDGVLAALNDDPNVDAILVYALFQTPLISEKLVNIITKWHREGDKPIVVGTIGSEFALRMMRKFEDNKVPVYPSIERSVKALRVLRYRAKLLEYLEGVE, encoded by the coding sequence ATGTTTGATAAGCTTATCTCGCCAGATAGTATTGCTGTCGTGGGTGCATCATCACATCCCAACAAGATAGGCTATGTTGTTCTTGAGAACCTTAAAAATAATGGCTACGGGGGAAGAATATATCCTGTGAATCCAAAGGGTGGCCAGATTCTCGGATTTAAGGTGTATCCTTCCATAAATGATGTGCCCGAGGAAGTTGATTTGAGTGTTATCACCCTTCCTGCAGAAGTTACAGTTAAGATCTTTGAGGATGTTGCTAAAAAATCCAAGTTCATAATCCCCATCGCAGGAGGATTTGGAGAGACAGGAAAGGAGGGAAAAGAAAGAGAGAGAAAAATTTTGGAGATTGCAAAGAAGTACAATGCGAGGATTATAGGGCCAAACACCGTTGGCATTTATATTCCCAGCACGGGAGTAAACACTGCTCTCGTAGTACCTGAACGCTCGAGATTTCCAGGTGATGGAGATATTGCTTTCATAACTCAGAGTGGAGCATTGGGATTGCTCACTATGGATTCTGTCTCTATGTACGATGTTGGATTCTCCTCGTTCATAAATTTGGGCAATAGAGTGGATGTGAATGAAAATGAATTGCTCCAGTATTTTGGAGAGGATGAAAAGAGCAAAGTTATCATAATGTATATTGAGAGCTTCGCCAATGGCAGAGAATTTATGCGAGTAGCTAAGAATGTGAGCAGGAAAAAGCCAATAGTTGTGCTCAAAGCAGGAAGAACCAAGAGAGGTGGAAAGGCGGCGAGTTTGCACACGGGGGCTTTAGGTGGAAGCGATGCCGTGGCAGATGGGGCCTTCAAGCAATGTGGGGTTATAAGGGCCTATGATGAGATAGAGCTTGTGGATTATGCTAGAGCCCTTGCATATGGAAAACCAATAGAGGGTGATAGGATAGCAGTGGTCACATCTGCTGGGGGAGTTGGAGTTGTTACAACGGATTACATTGAGAGCGAGGTGCGAGGGATAGGGATGAAGATGGCAGAATTGAGCGATGAAATAAAGAGGAGAATAAGGGATGAGGTGGTGCCTTTTGCCTCTGTAGAGAATCCTGTAGATATGACTGCTCAGGCAAGTGATGATGATTACGATGGAGTTCTCGCCGCATTAAACGATGATCCTAATGTTGATGCCATATTGGTTTATGCACTATTCCAGACTCCTCTTATAAGTGAAAAACTGGTAAATATAATTACAAAATGGCATAGGGAAGGCGATAAGCCAATTGTTGTTGGCACCATAGGAAGCGAGTTCGCATTGAGAATGATGCGCAAGTTTGAGGATAACAAGGTTCCCGTGTATCCAAGTATTGAGAGAAGTGTAAAAGCTCTGAGGGTGTTGAGATATAGGGCAAAATTGTTGGAATATCTGGAGGGAGTGGAATGA
- a CDS encoding acetate--CoA ligase family protein, protein MENLDPIFKPKSIAIVGASRDPKAIGHQCVKNLIDSGYEGKIYPVNPKADEVAGLKCYHSVLDIPDKVDIALIVVPAKLVPAVTEECGKKGVKGLVIIASGFSEVGREDLEREVVDIAHKYGMRILGPNVVGIMNNPLHMNASFGPYLPYPGKAAMISQSGALLIAMDARTWVDKVGISHMISIGNMADLDFGDLINYFNKDEDTNVISLYIEGVKDGRKFLNACKNSKKPIIALKAGTSKRGAAAAASHTGSLAGSTKIYEAAFKQGHVVWAENLDALFDETMALALQKPMRGDNLLIITNGGGVGVLATDAAEKYGVPIKDAPDDLKLLMFKHMPEFGNPKNPVDLTGMADRPEYEGSIRDALKHDWVDGVVVLYCETSFTDPQNIAEGIYKAYKDSGVDKPIAVSLVGGERSVKAGEWLIENGIPYYNSPHAAVRALAALRTYGRYLEKASKEFVPYKVNKEKVEAIIGKAKACGRSLLTEPEAKEVFAAYGLPIPKGKMARNPEEAVKIARAVEYPVVMKIVSPNIVHKSDAGGVKVNIKNDDEVRKAFQEIIENAERYDPHAEIMGVYVQHMEPWGTETIIGSINDSQFGPTVMFGLGGIFVEILKDVTFRIAPFSKDEALDMVKEINGYGILKGARGEKPKDIEAIAEAVSRLSQLVWDFRDVIKEVDANPVIVYEKGLSVVDARIILKTGKSTKVTPKPLDKCS, encoded by the coding sequence ATGGAGAATTTAGATCCAATATTCAAGCCGAAAAGTATAGCAATCGTCGGAGCAAGTCGTGATCCAAAGGCCATAGGACATCAATGCGTTAAGAATCTCATTGACTCAGGCTATGAGGGCAAGATTTATCCTGTAAATCCCAAGGCAGATGAAGTTGCAGGGCTCAAATGCTATCACAGTGTTTTGGACATTCCTGATAAGGTGGATATTGCCCTTATAGTTGTACCTGCAAAGCTTGTGCCTGCCGTTACGGAAGAATGTGGAAAGAAGGGAGTTAAAGGCCTTGTTATAATAGCTTCTGGCTTTAGCGAAGTTGGCAGAGAGGATTTGGAGAGAGAGGTTGTGGATATTGCCCACAAATACGGGATGCGCATCCTCGGTCCGAATGTCGTGGGTATAATGAATAACCCGCTTCATATGAATGCATCCTTTGGCCCATACTTGCCATATCCTGGGAAGGCAGCAATGATATCCCAAAGTGGTGCTTTGCTAATAGCAATGGATGCAAGGACTTGGGTTGATAAAGTTGGCATTTCACATATGATAAGTATTGGAAACATGGCAGATTTGGATTTTGGAGACCTAATCAATTACTTCAACAAGGATGAGGACACAAATGTCATATCTCTCTACATTGAAGGTGTGAAGGATGGACGCAAATTCCTAAACGCCTGTAAGAATTCAAAGAAGCCAATAATTGCGCTTAAGGCAGGCACTTCAAAGCGTGGTGCAGCTGCAGCAGCATCCCATACAGGAAGTTTGGCTGGAAGCACGAAGATATATGAGGCAGCATTCAAGCAGGGTCATGTTGTGTGGGCCGAAAATCTAGATGCTCTATTTGATGAGACAATGGCTCTCGCCTTGCAGAAGCCAATGAGGGGAGATAATCTTCTCATAATAACCAATGGTGGTGGCGTAGGAGTTCTAGCTACAGATGCTGCTGAGAAGTATGGAGTGCCAATAAAGGATGCACCAGATGACCTAAAATTGCTCATGTTTAAGCATATGCCAGAGTTTGGAAATCCGAAAAACCCTGTGGATTTAACTGGCATGGCCGATAGGCCTGAATACGAGGGTTCAATAAGGGATGCTTTGAAGCATGACTGGGTTGATGGAGTGGTTGTGCTTTATTGCGAAACATCCTTCACGGATCCTCAAAATATTGCTGAGGGAATTTACAAGGCTTATAAGGATAGTGGTGTGGATAAGCCCATTGCAGTTAGTTTAGTGGGCGGAGAGAGAAGCGTGAAAGCGGGAGAATGGCTCATAGAGAATGGAATACCCTACTACAATAGTCCACATGCAGCCGTTAGAGCCCTTGCAGCCCTCAGAACCTATGGAAGATACTTGGAAAAAGCATCAAAGGAATTTGTACCTTATAAGGTTAACAAGGAGAAAGTGGAGGCAATAATAGGCAAGGCCAAGGCATGCGGAAGAAGCTTACTCACTGAGCCCGAAGCGAAGGAGGTATTTGCCGCCTATGGATTGCCGATTCCAAAGGGTAAGATGGCTCGGAATCCTGAGGAGGCCGTTAAGATTGCCCGTGCAGTTGAGTATCCTGTGGTAATGAAAATAGTCTCTCCAAATATAGTGCATAAAAGTGATGCAGGCGGTGTAAAGGTGAATATAAAGAATGATGATGAAGTGCGCAAGGCCTTCCAAGAGATTATAGAGAATGCAGAGCGCTACGATCCTCACGCGGAAATCATGGGTGTTTATGTGCAGCATATGGAGCCATGGGGTACGGAGACAATTATTGGAAGTATCAATGATTCTCAATTTGGACCAACTGTTATGTTCGGCCTCGGTGGCATATTTGTGGAAATTTTGAAGGATGTAACATTCCGTATAGCACCATTCAGCAAGGATGAGGCACTTGATATGGTCAAGGAAATAAATGGCTATGGAATATTGAAGGGAGCACGCGGTGAGAAACCCAAGGACATTGAAGCAATAGCAGAAGCGGTTAGCAGGTTATCCCAGCTTGTTTGGGATTTCAGAGATGTTATAAAAGAAGTGGATGCTAATCCAGTTATAGTTTACGAGAAAGGCCTAAGTGTAGTGGATGCAAGGATAATCCTGAAAACAGGAAAATCCACGAAGGTAACACCAAAGCCACTGGATAAGTGCAGTTAA
- a CDS encoding PAS domain S-box protein: MDNNPEHSRDSPEKWKIMWDVLFNSSPESIIMLSETQTILDANDTTLRLLGKKKDEIVGKKCYEVFHQTSEPPEGCPFVDMKKRKWKPCVNEMESVIGDLIVSVVPLDIPGEERKILHFARDVTLINQLAQRLISSLQRYTSFLNTLVKLDSLMLREKDMKALLDNSAKIICENENFEASWILVKEGSEIKTLSKYGADWNFEDRYPDDIEEKDDLWCKEYNEGFFIFIPLKVEDTHMGLIVLLRKSSEELSEEDKKILRIMADDIAITIKNRRLEFSKKVAYRELEKNIEDFATLIDGIRNPLAVIMGIAEMIIEEEDAKRKIIEQIEKIEEITYKIDKRWEKSENLRRFLKEE, from the coding sequence ATGGATAATAACCCCGAGCATTCTAGAGATAGCCCTGAGAAATGGAAAATAATGTGGGATGTTCTTTTTAATTCTTCCCCAGAATCAATCATAATGCTCTCGGAGACACAAACGATTCTGGATGCAAATGATACCACCTTGCGGCTCTTAGGAAAGAAAAAAGATGAAATTGTGGGCAAGAAATGCTATGAAGTTTTTCATCAAACCTCAGAGCCTCCAGAGGGGTGCCCTTTCGTAGATATGAAGAAGAGGAAGTGGAAGCCCTGCGTGAATGAAATGGAATCTGTGATAGGGGATTTAATTGTTAGTGTTGTCCCCCTTGATATTCCGGGGGAAGAAAGGAAAATTCTCCATTTTGCAAGGGATGTTACATTAATAAACCAACTCGCTCAAAGATTGATCTCCTCTTTGCAGCGCTACACTTCATTTCTCAATACACTTGTAAAATTGGATAGTTTGATGCTGAGAGAGAAAGATATGAAAGCTCTTCTTGATAATTCTGCAAAAATCATATGCGAGAATGAGAATTTTGAAGCATCGTGGATACTGGTTAAGGAAGGAAGTGAAATTAAAACCCTCAGCAAGTACGGTGCAGATTGGAATTTTGAGGATAGATATCCTGATGATATTGAAGAAAAGGATGACTTATGGTGCAAAGAGTACAACGAAGGATTTTTCATATTTATCCCTCTGAAAGTCGAGGATACACACATGGGGCTCATAGTTCTCCTTCGCAAGAGTTCTGAAGAGCTAAGCGAGGAGGATAAAAAAATATTGAGAATTATGGCCGATGACATAGCAATAACAATTAAAAATAGAAGATTAGAGTTTAGCAAAAAGGTTGCATACAGAGAGTTAGAGAAGAACATTGAAGATTTTGCCACGCTTATTGATGGCATAAGGAATCCTCTGGCGGTAATTATGGGAATTGCAGAGATGATAATTGAGGAAGAAGATGCAAAAAGAAAGATAATTGAGCAAATTGAGAAAATAGAGGAGATAACATACAAGATTGATAAAAGATGGGAGAAGAGCGAGAATCTGCGAAGATTTTTAAAAGAAGAATAG
- a CDS encoding CBS domain-containing protein — MKKVRDIRNLITPNASVVYENASLSKIAEEMIKDPKTTAVYVIDENKKLKGVIPLDELIQYIYYEYIPQDYIMYHFPLVLSNDATAQDIMLPPVYVKDTDTITDAFKKMFKNRMKEVPVVDEDMHVIGDLNMLELIMAWLSSVKNAD; from the coding sequence ATGAAAAAGGTGAGGGATATTAGAAATTTAATAACCCCCAATGCTTCTGTGGTTTATGAAAATGCCTCCCTTTCTAAAATTGCTGAAGAGATGATAAAGGACCCAAAAACCACCGCTGTTTATGTGATCGATGAGAATAAAAAACTCAAAGGCGTAATACCCCTGGATGAGCTTATTCAATACATATACTATGAGTACATCCCACAGGATTACATCATGTACCACTTCCCATTAGTTCTAAGCAACGATGCAACTGCCCAAGATATTATGCTTCCCCCAGTTTATGTAAAGGATACGGATACCATAACGGATGCTTTCAAAAAGATGTTCAAAAATCGTATGAAAGAAGTGCCTGTGGTCGATGAGGATATGCATGTTATTGGAGATTTAAATATGCTAGAGCTTATAATGGCCTGGCTAAGCAGTGTTAAAAATGCTGATTGA
- a CDS encoding cation:proton antiporter: protein MLIELALALILAKLVDELFIRKNQPPVIGEIVIGILFAGIAFLLPESIIVGDHSFPVTFDIKHPAFDFFAETGILLLLFLSGMETNLNQLKKSSKAGLLTGTFGVLVTFLFVFLFLFFPMHFGLQQSIVVATIFTATSVGVTVRTLMELGLLNTRVGNTILTAAVADDIFGIILITVLLSTGDLLALAIGLFIFFLGIYIVYKFDLMEKVLEITDKNLHAQYSIISISLGLMFLFAYFADLANIATITGAFFVGLFIGQSRTVRKIIGPLKMIGYALFIPIFFVKVGTLVDFQHLGYFNLWLLAIIPIVFAGKIFGCFLGSKIGGLQIKESFVVGVGMVPEMEVALIIATLVYASGIFLETIGVQIITTTILYVIISSIAVPLILKFLYGGKKYGSVA, encoded by the coding sequence ATGCTGATTGAACTTGCCCTGGCTCTAATACTCGCAAAACTAGTTGATGAGTTATTTATAAGAAAAAATCAACCTCCTGTTATTGGGGAAATAGTGATTGGCATTTTGTTTGCAGGAATAGCCTTCCTTTTGCCAGAGAGCATAATAGTCGGAGATCATTCGTTCCCTGTAACATTCGATATAAAACATCCTGCATTCGATTTTTTCGCAGAGACGGGAATTTTGCTTCTTCTATTTCTTTCTGGTATGGAGACAAATTTAAATCAATTAAAAAAATCAAGCAAGGCAGGATTGCTAACAGGTACATTTGGCGTTCTTGTGACTTTTTTATTCGTTTTCTTATTTCTCTTCTTCCCCATGCATTTTGGGCTTCAACAATCCATAGTTGTGGCAACAATATTCACAGCAACAAGTGTTGGTGTGACGGTAAGAACCCTTATGGAATTGGGATTGTTAAACACTAGAGTTGGAAATACAATTCTAACCGCAGCTGTGGCCGATGATATATTTGGCATAATACTAATCACTGTTTTATTAAGCACAGGGGACCTTCTAGCCCTAGCCATAGGCCTATTTATTTTCTTCTTGGGAATTTACATTGTCTATAAATTTGACCTGATGGAAAAAGTGCTGGAAATTACAGATAAGAACCTGCACGCCCAATATTCTATAATCTCAATATCCCTTGGACTTATGTTTCTATTTGCTTACTTCGCTGATCTTGCAAATATTGCCACCATTACAGGGGCCTTCTTCGTAGGTCTTTTTATAGGCCAATCGAGAACTGTGAGAAAAATAATAGGGCCCTTAAAGATGATTGGCTATGCCTTATTTATTCCCATCTTCTTTGTAAAAGTTGGCACTCTTGTAGATTTTCAACACCTAGGATACTTTAATCTATGGCTCTTGGCAATAATACCCATTGTCTTCGCAGGAAAGATTTTTGGATGCTTTTTAGGATCAAAAATAGGGGGACTTCAAATCAAAGAAAGCTTTGTGGTTGGAGTAGGCATGGTTCCAGAAATGGAAGTCGCTCTAATAATTGCAACTTTGGTTTACGCGAGTGGGATATTCCTAGAAACAATAGGTGTGCAAATAATAACTACCACTATCCTTTATGTGATTATTTCATCCATAGCCGTACCTCTCATTCTGAAATTTCTCTATGGGGGTAAAAAATATGGAAGTGTTGCCTGA
- a CDS encoding alkaline phosphatase family protein, translating to MEVLPDFRNGIYNVPHTILNILGIKSNKVLEPIKDLKEDKIFFILVDAFGYNLFEKYIKDFCDYDHFKLTSLFPSTTSAVLTTLYTGLSPKEHGILEWYMYYEEFGEIIKTLPFSRKDGKENDELIKLGFSPKNLFNLPTIFEKLKKEDIDSKFFVRKDYASSSYTLHMGKGAKIVPYTSLENVFQLLKKSNAALNFLYIDYLDIAQHHYGPNSKETKDLLLKIWKNIVDLKNHTKERTIVTADHGQIEVSKNFIIDVPKDLVGGSPRDVFLYSDYLPSLDYMDVLNKEDILKLLGPGKEHPKLKERVPNYILLPKDSYTIWFEDFALKGLHGGLSAEEMFVPFILV from the coding sequence ATGGAAGTGTTGCCTGATTTTAGAAACGGAATTTACAATGTCCCTCACACCATCTTAAATATCTTGGGAATAAAAAGCAATAAGGTCCTTGAACCTATTAAAGATTTGAAAGAGGATAAAATATTTTTTATTCTTGTTGATGCATTTGGGTACAATTTATTTGAGAAATACATCAAGGATTTTTGTGATTACGATCATTTTAAATTAACTTCACTGTTCCCCAGCACAACATCTGCAGTTCTAACAACTTTGTACACTGGGCTCTCTCCAAAGGAGCATGGAATTTTAGAATGGTATATGTACTATGAAGAATTTGGAGAAATAATCAAAACTCTACCCTTCTCCAGAAAAGATGGAAAGGAGAACGATGAACTAATAAAATTGGGATTCTCCCCCAAGAATTTGTTCAACTTGCCCACCATTTTTGAAAAATTAAAAAAAGAGGATATAGATAGCAAATTCTTTGTTAGAAAGGATTATGCATCCTCATCTTACACTCTTCATATGGGAAAAGGTGCAAAAATAGTTCCTTACACATCATTAGAAAATGTGTTTCAACTTCTTAAAAAATCAAATGCAGCTCTTAATTTTCTCTATATTGACTATCTCGACATTGCCCAACATCACTATGGACCCAATTCGAAAGAGACAAAAGATTTGCTTCTAAAAATATGGAAAAACATTGTAGATTTAAAAAATCACACTAAAGAAAGAACAATAGTAACAGCAGACCACGGTCAGATTGAGGTAAGTAAAAATTTTATAATTGATGTTCCAAAAGATTTGGTAGGTGGAAGCCCCAGAGATGTTTTTCTTTACTCTGATTATTTACCATCCCTGGATTATATGGATGTGCTCAATAAAGAAGATATTTTGAAGCTCCTAGGTCCTGGAAAGGAGCATCCAAAATTAAAAGAAAGAGTACCAAATTACATCCTCCTGCCCAAAGATTCTTATACCATATGGTTTGAAGATTTTGCCCTAAAGGGCTTGCATGGGGGATTAAGTGCCGAGGAGATGTTTGTACCATTTATCCTTGTTTAG